The Candidatus Manganitrophus noduliformans genome includes a window with the following:
- a CDS encoding class I SAM-dependent DNA methyltransferase, with protein sequence MHWVAPTEKDTATDTLEKRLWAAADQLRANSGLTAAQYSQPVLGLIFLRFAEVRFVKRRHELEKSAASSRRGSRLDDPTAYDAENVLYLTPNARFNHLLSLPEGMDAGKAVNDAMADIEKHNPKLAGVLPKTYQLFRSTLLKELLKRVSEIPASLDYDAFGRIYEYFLGEFARTEGQKGGEFYTPSSIVRLLVEVLEPYHGRILDPACGSGGMFVQSARFVAEHRKNPAAELAVHGVEKTDDTGRLCRMNLAVHGLEGDIKHGGNVNSYYDDPHAATGRFDFVLANPPFNVNAVDKERIKDEVGAGRRFPFGLPRTDNANYLWIQLFYSALNPQGRAGFVMANSASDARASEQELRRKLIEARAVDVMVAVGPNMFYTVTLPCTLWFLDRGKKKSPRADTVLFIDARHIYRQIDRAHRDWTEAQISFLANIVRLYRGEAADFTFGGKEAEAKLKEVFGKKLKFSDVPGLCKSATLKEIEAQGWSLNPGRYVGVAPGESVSDEDFKEKLATLNEELETLNAQARAFEATIAKNVSEILDT encoded by the coding sequence ATGCATTGGGTTGCCCCGACGGAGAAAGACACCGCCACCGACACGCTGGAGAAGCGCCTCTGGGCTGCGGCCGACCAACTTCGGGCCAACTCTGGCCTCACCGCGGCGCAATATTCCCAACCGGTTCTCGGTCTTATCTTTCTTCGCTTCGCCGAGGTCCGTTTTGTAAAGCGGCGGCATGAATTAGAAAAGAGCGCCGCTTCCTCCCGCCGCGGCTCGCGGCTTGACGACCCCACCGCTTACGACGCCGAGAACGTTCTCTACCTCACTCCGAATGCCCGCTTCAATCATCTTCTCAGTCTGCCCGAAGGGATGGATGCTGGCAAGGCGGTGAACGACGCGATGGCCGATATCGAGAAACACAATCCAAAGCTCGCCGGCGTGCTGCCGAAGACATACCAGCTCTTCCGAAGCACTTTGCTGAAAGAGCTGCTCAAGCGGGTCTCCGAAATTCCTGCCAGCCTGGACTACGATGCTTTCGGCCGGATCTACGAATACTTCCTCGGCGAGTTCGCCCGCACCGAAGGCCAGAAAGGGGGCGAGTTCTACACCCCTTCCAGCATCGTCCGCCTCCTGGTCGAAGTTCTGGAGCCTTATCATGGCCGCATTCTCGATCCGGCGTGCGGCTCCGGCGGCATGTTCGTCCAGAGCGCCCGGTTCGTCGCCGAACACCGGAAGAACCCCGCCGCCGAGCTGGCCGTTCACGGCGTCGAGAAGACCGACGACACCGGCCGGCTCTGCCGGATGAACCTGGCGGTTCACGGACTTGAGGGGGATATCAAGCACGGCGGCAACGTCAACAGCTACTATGACGATCCCCACGCGGCGACCGGCCGCTTCGATTTTGTCCTCGCCAATCCGCCGTTCAACGTCAATGCGGTGGACAAGGAGCGGATTAAAGATGAAGTCGGCGCAGGACGCCGCTTTCCCTTCGGCCTGCCGCGCACCGACAACGCGAACTACCTCTGGATTCAGCTTTTCTATTCGGCGCTGAATCCGCAGGGCCGCGCCGGGTTCGTGATGGCCAACTCCGCCTCCGACGCCCGCGCCTCCGAGCAGGAGCTTCGCCGAAAACTCATCGAAGCGCGCGCGGTGGATGTGATGGTCGCCGTCGGTCCGAACATGTTCTACACCGTCACCCTTCCTTGCACCCTCTGGTTCCTTGATCGAGGGAAGAAGAAATCGCCGCGGGCCGATACGGTTCTCTTCATCGATGCCCGACACATCTACCGGCAGATCGACCGCGCCCACCGCGATTGGACGGAGGCGCAGATCAGCTTTCTCGCGAACATTGTCCGCCTCTATCGCGGCGAGGCAGCCGATTTTACTTTCGGCGGGAAAGAAGCCGAAGCGAAGCTGAAAGAAGTTTTCGGAAAAAAGCTGAAATTCTCCGACGTGCCCGGTTTGTGCAAATCGGCGACGCTCAAAGAGATAGAGGCCCAGGGTTGGTCGCTCAATCCGGGTCGTTATGTCGGGGTCGCTCCCGGAGAATCGGTCAGCGATGAAGATTTCAAGGAGAAGCTTGCAACGCTGAACGAGGAGCTTGAAACCCTCAACGCCCAGGCGCGCGCCTTTGAGGCGACCATTGCGAAGAATGTCTCGGAGATCCTCGATACATGA